Proteins encoded in a region of the Stieleria neptunia genome:
- a CDS encoding PSD1 and planctomycete cytochrome C domain-containing protein: MKYVSVLAASYAAALCITAWCITALCITTLCTAASSSAAEPSPAAQPAAPSDAKQAAKIAPEEEAFFESKIRPLLIQHCYECHSRQSGESSGELFVDAAASLRTGGISGPALVPGDPDASLMIQAVRYDDAEYEMPPTGKLDEREIKLLEDWVRMGAPDPRQWIAEPPKKTSPMDIDPRSHWAFNAPQRFRGDVAVGDDDCDVIDAIARGLADDAGVSLSPLCDDRTLIRRLYHDLTGLPPTIAQINAFVASTETDKHLRLVDRLLASPQFAERFARHWMDVARYADTIGYALAGKERRLEGSDRYRDWLIRAFATDMPFDQMIRLQLAADRFDPDNQNGDLDAMGFLTVGRRFLNRYDTIDDRIDVITRGLMGMTVACARCHDHKFDPIPTTDYYSLLGILQSSETPEDAASPLALVDRAKPADSHVFVRGQPGNRGETAPRQYLTALRKPDEPRFSDGSGRRELAERLASQENPLVARVFVNRIWMHLIGRPIVDSTSDFGVRTEAPPLVGVLDELSAEFAEHWSVKRLIRRIVSSRVYAQSAEPADDAALRLDPENRLASRGNRRRRDFESLRDSVLAVCGRLDRTIGGPPVEIHLASPSPRRTLYAMIDRQNLPSLFRTFDMASPDAHTPKRFFTTVPQQALFLMNHPQIGVFARSAAEQVRADSQDSAAQVDRLFERILSRQPSAREREACVVFLRQPAGRREQRFDPQLAWRYGTSPANAESRVTEFRPLAVFSGSTWQDQEKLPASSELGYASIGAENGHPGRQHAVVRRWVAPASGRVTISGMVGHRNDQGDGVELAIWVGDRRIWRENQKSNNRPFRNLNADVAEGETVDFVVSPRASDSFDSFFLRCQVSLKSDGGDYFEGDSKRDFAGPIERGNEAPLGRLAQLAQTLLLSNDFVFVD, translated from the coding sequence ATGAAATACGTCTCTGTTCTTGCCGCCTCCTACGCGGCCGCACTGTGCATCACCGCATGGTGCATCACCGCACTATGCATCACCACGTTGTGCACCGCCGCTTCGTCCTCCGCCGCGGAACCTTCGCCCGCCGCACAGCCCGCCGCACCATCGGATGCGAAACAAGCGGCGAAGATCGCACCTGAAGAAGAAGCGTTCTTTGAGTCGAAGATTCGACCGCTGCTGATCCAGCACTGCTACGAATGCCATTCACGCCAGTCGGGGGAATCGTCCGGTGAATTATTCGTGGATGCTGCCGCTTCGCTGCGGACCGGCGGCATTTCCGGCCCGGCCCTGGTGCCCGGGGACCCGGACGCGAGTTTGATGATCCAGGCCGTCCGCTATGACGATGCCGAGTATGAAATGCCGCCGACCGGCAAGCTCGATGAACGCGAAATCAAATTGTTGGAGGACTGGGTGCGAATGGGGGCGCCCGACCCCCGCCAGTGGATCGCCGAGCCGCCAAAGAAAACTTCGCCGATGGACATCGATCCCCGGTCCCACTGGGCGTTCAACGCGCCCCAGCGGTTCCGCGGCGACGTCGCGGTCGGCGACGACGATTGCGATGTGATTGACGCGATCGCCAGGGGCTTGGCAGACGACGCGGGCGTTTCCCTTTCCCCGCTCTGCGACGACCGGACATTGATTCGGCGACTCTACCACGACTTGACCGGGCTGCCGCCGACGATCGCCCAGATCAACGCCTTCGTCGCCTCCACCGAAACCGACAAGCATCTCCGTTTGGTCGATCGCCTGCTCGCCTCTCCGCAGTTTGCCGAGCGATTTGCCAGGCACTGGATGGACGTCGCGCGGTACGCCGACACGATCGGGTACGCGTTGGCGGGCAAGGAGCGTCGACTCGAGGGCAGTGATCGTTATCGCGATTGGCTGATCCGGGCCTTCGCAACCGACATGCCGTTTGACCAGATGATCCGGCTGCAATTGGCCGCGGATCGCTTTGATCCGGACAACCAAAACGGTGATTTGGATGCGATGGGTTTTCTGACCGTCGGCCGTCGATTCCTCAATCGCTACGACACGATCGACGACCGGATCGATGTCATCACGCGTGGGTTGATGGGAATGACCGTCGCCTGTGCACGCTGTCACGATCACAAGTTTGATCCGATCCCGACGACCGATTACTACTCGTTGCTGGGCATCTTGCAAAGCAGCGAGACCCCCGAAGACGCCGCCAGCCCGCTGGCCTTGGTCGATCGAGCCAAGCCCGCCGACAGCCATGTGTTCGTGCGTGGCCAGCCCGGCAATCGAGGTGAAACGGCGCCACGTCAGTATCTGACGGCGCTGCGAAAACCCGACGAGCCGCGGTTCAGCGATGGCAGTGGCCGGCGTGAATTGGCCGAGCGGCTGGCATCGCAAGAGAACCCGTTGGTCGCGCGTGTGTTCGTCAATCGAATCTGGATGCATCTGATTGGTCGACCGATCGTCGATTCGACCAGTGACTTTGGTGTCCGCACCGAAGCACCGCCGTTGGTCGGAGTACTGGATGAGTTGTCCGCGGAGTTTGCCGAACACTGGAGCGTCAAGCGACTGATTCGGCGGATCGTCTCTTCGCGCGTGTACGCCCAATCGGCCGAACCCGCCGACGACGCAGCGCTGCGTCTTGATCCCGAAAATCGTCTGGCGTCGCGCGGGAACCGTCGACGCCGCGATTTCGAATCCTTGCGTGATTCGGTGCTGGCGGTCTGCGGTCGACTCGATCGTACCATCGGCGGCCCGCCGGTCGAGATCCATTTGGCCTCGCCCAGCCCGCGACGAACGCTCTACGCCATGATCGATCGCCAAAACTTGCCGTCGCTGTTCCGGACGTTCGACATGGCCAGCCCCGACGCGCATACGCCCAAACGGTTCTTTACCACCGTGCCGCAGCAAGCGTTGTTCTTGATGAACCATCCACAGATCGGCGTGTTCGCGCGTTCGGCCGCCGAGCAGGTCCGGGCAGACAGCCAGGACAGTGCGGCGCAGGTGGATCGTCTGTTCGAGCGGATTCTGTCTCGCCAACCGAGTGCACGCGAGCGCGAGGCGTGTGTCGTGTTTTTGCGGCAACCGGCCGGCCGACGCGAGCAGCGATTCGATCCCCAGCTCGCTTGGCGCTATGGAACCTCGCCGGCGAACGCGGAGAGCCGCGTGACCGAGTTTCGCCCGCTGGCGGTGTTCAGCGGATCGACGTGGCAGGACCAAGAGAAATTGCCCGCATCCTCCGAACTCGGCTATGCGTCGATCGGTGCGGAGAATGGACATCCCGGGCGACAGCATGCCGTCGTGCGACGATGGGTGGCACCGGCCAGCGGTCGCGTGACGATCAGCGGCATGGTGGGGCATCGAAACGATCAAGGTGACGGCGTCGAATTGGCGATCTGGGTCGGAGATCGGCGAATCTGGCGCGAAAACCAGAAGAGCAACAATCGGCCGTTTCGCAATTTGAACGCCGATGTCGCCGAAGGAGAGACGGTCGATTTTGTCGTGTCCCCACGCGCCTCGGATAGCTTCGATTCGTTCTTCTTGCGGTGTCAGGTCTCGTTAAAATCCGACGGCGGCGACTACTTCGAAGGCGATTCGAAACGCGACTTCGCTGGGCCGATTGAGCGGGGCAATGAAGCACCGCTGGGGCGTCTGGCACAACTCGCCCAGACGTTGCTGCTGTCCAACGACTTTGTGTTCGTGGATTGA
- a CDS encoding HEAT repeat domain-containing protein, whose translation MTHLRRLRPFSCGAIAAVLCVLACGCHDGPLYGLKRVNPYFTMREWKRDRELGVTDHQRRQELQTLASQIGDMNTREQAKWATHLDRIIENDPSPEMRRLSILAASNLKTPGAIELIERGLDDESLKVQMEACRSLGKRREPEAAQLLASTLGTTPEADVKNSAIAALGKHKGNIPVESLRLALEDRDPATIHLAMQSLKGVIGKDYGSDPQQWIAAIDAQRAPAGPTADADDVRVADGEGDEKTIR comes from the coding sequence ATGACACACCTTCGTCGCCTGCGCCCCTTCTCCTGCGGCGCCATCGCCGCAGTCCTCTGCGTGCTGGCGTGTGGGTGTCACGACGGGCCGCTCTACGGTCTGAAACGGGTCAATCCGTACTTCACGATGCGCGAATGGAAACGGGACCGAGAACTCGGCGTCACCGACCACCAGCGGCGGCAAGAGTTGCAAACGCTCGCCAGTCAGATCGGCGACATGAACACGCGAGAACAAGCGAAATGGGCAACCCACCTGGATCGCATCATCGAAAACGATCCCAGCCCCGAAATGCGGCGGCTTTCGATTCTCGCCGCCAGCAATTTGAAGACGCCCGGGGCGATCGAACTGATTGAACGCGGACTCGACGACGAAAGTCTGAAGGTTCAAATGGAAGCCTGCCGCTCATTGGGAAAACGGCGTGAACCCGAAGCCGCCCAGTTGCTCGCGTCCACACTCGGTACGACTCCCGAGGCCGACGTGAAGAATTCGGCGATCGCCGCACTCGGCAAGCACAAGGGCAACATCCCTGTCGAGTCGCTTCGCTTGGCATTGGAAGACCGCGACCCGGCAACGATTCACCTGGCGATGCAAAGTCTGAAAGGCGTCATCGGGAAAGACTACGGCAGTGATCCCCAACAATGGATCGCCGCGATCGATGCACAACGCGCGCCCGCAGGGCCCACCGCGGATGCGGACGACGTCCGCGTGGCCGACGGTGAAGGCGACGAGAAGACGATCCGATAG